Genomic DNA from Methanofollis sp. W23:
TCGTCGTCCTCGGTGAGTTCGCCTTCAGGGTGACCGGGGCGACGCCCAGGTCATATCTTGCCTACATCGTCACAGGGAGCGCGGGAGCGGTCCTTGCGATGGCCTATATCGGGATCTTCTCCCCGCTTATCGTCATGATCGGGGCGCTCGTCGCAGTATTCTTGAGGGCCGCCCTTGTCGGCCGCGAAGACGCCCTGATGATCGAGGCCCTTGGCGTGGCCATGGCCCAGCAGCTCTTCTTTGAGATCGGCTACTCGGTCGATCCCTGGTCGCTCATGCTGGCACTGGTCATCGCCCTGGCCTTTGGCTATCTTTCATACCATTTCAAGGCCGCCGACCTCTCAGGCCTCTTCTCAGGGGCGATCATCGGGCTTCTCCTCATTGTCTTTGCCGATGTCCGCTGGTTCTTTGTCATGCTGGTCTTTTTCATCCTGGGGTCCGCGACGACGAAGTTCAAGTACAGGGAGAAGATAGACCTCGGGGTCGCTCAGTCCCATGGCGGGGTGCGGGGCTACCTGAACGTCTTTGCCAACGGGCTTGTCGCCACAGTCGGGGCGGTGCTGTACGGGATCACCGGGCACCCGGCCTGTGTCGCCCTCTTCCTTGGGAGCGTGGCCTCGGCCGCGGCCGATACGGTGGCCTCAGAGGTCGGGGTGA
This window encodes:
- a CDS encoding DUF92 domain-containing protein, coding for MIIWMTQEIGPALAAVLAIFGILIAPLVQPAWLLSLLVILFSGVLLLIKGTRYVSVSIIVTALLYGLGLLSLAVFASTLAIVVLGEFAFRVTGATPRSYLAYIVTGSAGAVLAMAYIGIFSPLIVMIGALVAVFLRAALVGREDALMIEALGVAMAQQLFFEIGYSVDPWSLMLALVIALAFGYLSYHFKAADLSGLFSGAIIGLLLIVFADVRWFFVMLVFFILGSATTKFKYREKIDLGVAQSHGGVRGYLNVFANGLVATVGAVLYGITGHPACVALFLGSVASAAADTVASEVGVMGGTPRLITTLRPVPPGTNGGVTFLGEATGLGAAAVVSLTAWALGVADPWIALVGTLAGFVGTNLDSLVGATLENRGVFGNAGTNFIATLGGGLCAAVLVLVL